Proteins encoded together in one Nitrospirota bacterium window:
- the rsmD gene encoding 16S rRNA (guanine(966)-N(2))-methyltransferase RsmD, protein METPMRGEGVRISGGQMKGRKVRRKALGGTSRYGTLRATSSKVRESLFNIVGGRLEDAVFADLYAGTGAVGMEAMSRGAMAVYFVEADPRRAREIEALLDGCGCRSRAMVVRSSASAFLERAAGEGILLDVVFLDPPYASDELQKVMPLLAEGRVLAEDALVIAEHSSRKSLAEAVGVLRKRKSYKYGDTSLTVYVREP, encoded by the coding sequence ATGGAAACCCCGATGCGAGGCGAAGGCGTGAGGATTTCGGGCGGGCAGATGAAGGGCAGAAAGGTGCGGCGCAAGGCCCTGGGGGGCACGTCCCGGTACGGGACGCTGAGGGCGACCTCGTCCAAAGTGCGGGAGTCCCTGTTCAACATCGTGGGCGGGCGGCTCGAAGACGCCGTCTTCGCCGATTTGTACGCCGGCACCGGCGCAGTGGGCATGGAGGCCATGAGCAGGGGAGCCATGGCCGTTTACTTTGTGGAGGCCGACCCCCGGAGGGCCCGGGAAATAGAGGCTCTCCTGGACGGCTGCGGCTGCCGGAGCAGGGCCATGGTGGTCAGAAGCTCGGCCTCCGCCTTCCTGGAGCGGGCGGCCGGGGAGGGAATCCTTCTGGACGTCGTCTTCCTTGACCCCCCCTATGCCTCCGACGAGCTCCAAAAGGTGATGCCCCTTCTGGCGGAGGGGAGGGTCCTGGCCGAGGACGCCCTTGTCATAGCCGAGCACTCCTCCCGGAAAAGCCTTGCCGAGGCCGTGGGCGTTCTCAGGAAAAGGAAGTCCTACAAGTACGGCGACACCTCTCTTACCGTCTACGTAAGAGAGCCATGA
- a CDS encoding cysteine hydrolase translates to MRKEALLVIDMLNDFVREGAPLEVPDTRKVLPNIRREIDKAREAGNPVVYIVDTHEPDDKEFRKMGWPPHAVKGTEGQQVVDELRPEPGDPVVNKSTYSGFYRSSLESILRERGITDLRLTGCVTHICVMFTAADAALRDYNVSVVQDAVAGLAPEDHEAALRIMKNVMGVELV, encoded by the coding sequence ATGAGGAAAGAGGCCCTGCTCGTCATCGACATGCTCAACGACTTCGTGCGGGAGGGCGCCCCCCTTGAGGTCCCCGACACCCGGAAGGTTCTCCCCAACATCCGGAGAGAAATAGACAAGGCCCGCGAAGCGGGCAACCCCGTCGTTTACATCGTGGACACCCACGAGCCCGACGACAAGGAGTTCCGCAAGATGGGCTGGCCTCCCCACGCGGTGAAGGGGACGGAAGGACAACAGGTCGTCGATGAGCTCCGGCCCGAACCCGGAGACCCGGTCGTCAACAAGTCCACCTACTCTGGCTTCTACCGGTCCAGCCTCGAGAGCATCCTTCGCGAAAGAGGAATAACGGACCTCCGCCTCACCGGGTGCGTCACGCACATCTGCGTCATGTTCACCGCCGCCGATGCCGCCCTGAGAGACTATAACGTCTCGGTGGTTCAGGACGCGGTGGCCGGCCTCGCCCCCGAGGACCACGAGGCGGCCCTCAGGATAATGAAAAACGTAATGGGCGTGGAGCTCGTCTGA
- the coaD gene encoding pantetheine-phosphate adenylyltransferase, whose amino-acid sequence MSKRAVYPGTFDPFTNGHLYTIERSLKIVDEVLIAVAHNPAKKTLFSLNERVALIEEAMKDEGRVRVEPFDSLLVEFARSRDASLIIRGLRAVSDFEYEFQMALMNRKLASDLETIFVMPSLRYIFLSSTIVKEVASYGGSVDGLVPANVEAALKEKFKSSAGRDG is encoded by the coding sequence ATGAGCAAGCGCGCGGTCTACCCCGGCACCTTTGACCCCTTCACCAACGGGCATCTCTACACCATCGAGCGGAGCCTCAAGATCGTCGATGAAGTCCTCATCGCCGTGGCCCATAACCCGGCCAAGAAAACGCTTTTCAGCCTGAACGAGCGGGTGGCCCTCATAGAGGAGGCCATGAAGGACGAGGGGCGCGTGAGGGTGGAGCCCTTCGATTCCCTCCTTGTGGAGTTCGCCCGCAGCCGGGACGCCTCGCTCATCATCAGGGGGCTCCGGGCGGTCTCGGACTTCGAGTACGAGTTTCAGATGGCCCTCATGAACAGAAAGCTGGCCTCGGACCTTGAGACCATCTTCGTGATGCCCTCTCTCCGTTATATTTTTCTCTCCTCCACCATCGTCAAGGAGGTCGCCAGCTACGGCGGCTCCGTGGACGGCCTGGTCCCGGCCAACGTGGAAGCCGCTCTCAAGGAGAAATTCAAATCCTCCGCAGGGAGGGACGGATGA
- a CDS encoding methyltransferase domain-containing protein, which yields MARKGGSLESLIESADIGVEVLHPGGLELTAELAGLCRIAPGSRVIDVASGTGESACYLAERFQCRVTGVDMSDFLLEKARKKAREKGLDVRFLKADAHSLPFPEGSFDAAVSECTLCLLDKPRAIGEMVRVVRGGGHVGMSDVSWRPGTPEKVRRKLLELEGESPETLQGWAGLFREAGLVDCVTVDRSELLARWVRDMRKRMGVSGQARVFLKVLFRWGFPGLARALRSERIFLGPHAGYGIVACRKP from the coding sequence TTGGCCCGAAAAGGGGGCTCCCTTGAGTCGCTCATAGAGAGCGCGGACATCGGCGTCGAGGTGCTCCATCCGGGGGGCCTGGAGCTGACGGCCGAGCTTGCGGGCCTCTGCCGCATCGCTCCGGGCTCGCGGGTCATCGACGTTGCCTCGGGCACGGGCGAGAGCGCGTGCTACCTCGCCGAGCGCTTCCAGTGCCGGGTGACCGGGGTCGACATGTCCGATTTCCTCCTTGAAAAGGCACGGAAAAAGGCCCGCGAGAAGGGTCTTGATGTCCGGTTCCTGAAGGCCGACGCCCACAGCCTTCCCTTCCCCGAGGGCTCCTTCGATGCGGCCGTCTCGGAGTGCACGCTGTGCCTTCTGGACAAGCCCCGTGCCATCGGGGAGATGGTGCGGGTGGTCAGAGGGGGCGGCCACGTGGGCATGAGCGACGTCTCCTGGAGGCCGGGCACTCCCGAGAAGGTGCGGCGGAAGCTCCTGGAGCTCGAGGGTGAAAGCCCCGAGACGCTCCAGGGCTGGGCCGGTCTTTTCCGGGAGGCCGGCCTCGTCGATTGCGTCACCGTTGACAGGTCCGAGCTCCTGGCCCGCTGGGTGAGGGACATGAGAAAGAGGATGGGGGTTTCGGGGCAGGCTCGGGTCTTTCTCAAGGTCCTCTTCAGGTGGGGCTTTCCGGGGCTCGCAAGGGCGCTCCGGAGCGAGCGCATTTTCCTCGGCCCTCACGCCGGCTACGGCATCGTTGCGTGCAGAAAACCCTGA